The Macrobrachium rosenbergii isolate ZJJX-2024 chromosome 56, ASM4041242v1, whole genome shotgun sequence genome includes a region encoding these proteins:
- the LOC136836087 gene encoding axoneme-associated protein mst101(2)-like — MEKKGDTPEKKEKGSSSKGPDKKKLGGLSPQQIDVKVLNVLCGVLEEWERAKVLSHYGKRITDASFVSSPLEIAKEKVPKSKVKLLKETPEKTNKKVTLKLEEVKKELKEWTPCSNQVQRSQSLTSADLFRSKAEVNKAEKIVPKAEEKSLEETPKKADGKETLKLKEEATSCNKQPQRSLPLKLENLFRSKAEVNKAEKIVPKAEEKSLEETPKKADGKETLKLKEETTSCNKQLQKSQPLKLEDLFRSKAEVNKAEKIVPKAEEKSLEETPKKADGKETLKLKGETTSCNKQLQKSQPLKLEDHSRSRKEVKELEVSDLEIKKHPEDVTVNKKKETLLKSQEGLTELSGLSKIISDQKVSVKKDREEKAQASLKQHPTTDLLSPSQPLFSSLNLTPAVYSPPSAVYSPPSAVYSPPSAVYSPPSPPPIAFSLPAPKVPDFTPKPSAPSGYVYVREHYRQGHEVQGHWRGDTWVNGYYRQGHTVSGHYRKK, encoded by the exons AAAGTCCTGAACGTTCTCTGTGGCGTGTTGGAAGAATGGGAGAGAGCAAAGGTGCTGTCTCATTATGGCAAACGGATTACAGATGCCA gctTTGTCTCTTCCCCTCTTGAAATAGCCAAGGAAAAAGTACCAAAATCCAAagtaaaattattgaaagaaacACCAGAGAAGACTAACAAAAAG GTGACTCTGAAACTGGAGGAGGTGAAGAAGGAACTTAAGGAATGGACTCCTTGCAGTAACCAGGTTCAGAGAAGTCAGTCATTGACGTCTGCAG ACTTATTCCGTAGCAAAGcagaagtaaataaagcagaaaaaatagtCCCAAAGGCTGAAGAAAAGTCCCTGGAGGAAACACCAAAAAAGGCCGACGGAAAG GAGACACTGAAATTGAAGGAGGAAGCAACTTCTTGCAACAAGCAGCCCCAGAGAAGCCTGCCACTGAAGCTTGAAA ACTTATTCCGTAGCAAAGCAGAAGTgaataaagcagaaaaaatagtCCCAAAGGCTGAAGAAAAGTCTCTGGAGGAAACACCAAAAAAGGCCGACGGAAAG GAGACACTGAAATTGAAGGAGGAAACAACTTCTTGCAACAAGCAGCTCCAAAAAAGCCAGCCACTGAAGCTTGAAG ACTTATTCCGTAGCAAAGCAGAAGTgaataaagcagaaaaaatagtCCCAAAGGCTGAAGAAAAGTCTCTGGAGGAAACACCAAAAAAGGCCGACGGAAAG GAGACACTGAAATTGAAGGGAGAAACAACTTCTTGCAACAAGCAGCTCCAAAAAAGCCAGCCACTGAAGCTTGAAG ATCATTCCCGTAGCAGAAAGGAAGTGAAGGAGTTAGAAGTGTCAGATTTAGAAATCAAGAAACACCCTGAAGATGTGACagtgaataagaaaaaagagaCACTGCTAAAAAGTCAGGAAGGCTTGACAGAACTGTCTGGATTGAGTAAGATTATCAGTGATCAGAAAGTTTCTGTCAAAAAGGACAGGGAAGAAAAGGCacaggcatcactcaaacaacaTCCCACGACGGATCTACTTTCGCCTTCTCAACCATTGTTTTCTTCTCTGAACCTCACTCCAGcagtttattctcctccttcagcagtttattctcctccttcagcagtttattctcctccttcagcagtttattctcctccttcccctcctcctataGCTTTTTCTCTTCCTGCACCAAAGGTCCCTGATTTCACTCCAAAGCCATCTGCTCCCTCGGGGTATGTGTACGTGAGGGAACATTACCGACAAGGTCATGAAGTGCAGGGTCACTGGAGAGGCGACACTTGGGTCAATGGATACTATCGTCAAGGTCACACGGTCAGTGGTcattacagaaagaaatga